The genomic segment CGTTGAGGAGTTCCTTGCGCAGATTCCTCGTTCCTCGGAATGACAAGATAATGGTTATTTTGCTGTATAAAAAAAATTAAAATTGAACTTCAGGCTTCCAAAAGTGTTTTTCAAAATCGACGATTTGATTGTTTACCACTTTAATACCTTCATTTTCCAGAAGCTGCTGCATTAAATTTGTTCCGTCAAAATGATGTTTTCCTGTCAAAAGTCCTTTTTGGTTTACGACTCTGTGCGCCGGAACATCGTCCATATTATGACAGGCATTCATTGCCCAGCCCACCATTCGTGCAGAACGAGCAGTTCCTAAAGCCTTTGCAATGGCACCATAAGAAGTGACTCTCCCAAACGGAATTTGTCTGGCAATTACATAAACTCTTTCGAAAAAATTTTCTTC from the Flavobacterium sp. genome contains:
- a CDS encoding MGMT family protein; the encoded protein is MAEENFFERVYVIARQIPFGRVTSYGAIAKALGTARSARMVGWAMNACHNMDDVPAHRVVNQKGLLTGKHHFDGTNLMQQLLENEGIKVVNNQIVDFEKHFWKPEVQF